The Mycolicibacterium hassiacum DSM 44199 genome includes a window with the following:
- a CDS encoding non-ribosomal peptide synthetase has product MSATDTAVAVEDVMALSPLQQGLYSLAQLRGGDSGDDPYVIAMSADIHGDLDKELLRRCAATMLARHPNLRVSFLHANLSRPVQVVPSRVELPWREITAAADEVDALDADERRRPFDLARGPAMRFVLIEVPGSHWRFVVVAHHIIIDGWSLPLFVGELITLYRSGGDTAALPPAPRPYRDYIGWLAARDQEAGRALWRRHLAGLDGPTLLAPALGTGEPLTGQPRRTELRLDAPSTAELVEAARARGVTVNTIVQMAWATLLSAFTDRADVVFGVTVSGRPSELTGVETMVGLFINTVPLRVQLDPAARVGDQCLALQREAAALRDHSYLPHAELRALGGVGELFDTLLVYENFPPGTVVGGGEFVANGATFRPAALESLSHFPVTVAAHMVDDRLTVLVEVIDGALGAMTAESLGRRLLTTAQRLITHWDDRLRDVGLLLDGEQPLLGARTPLAPAGTGVHTRFTEVAYTRLGSPALSWDGGELTYRELDEAADRVAATLAERGVTPGGQGPGGKGAETPVAVKLSRGPRYVIAMLGVLKAGGVIVPLDPGMPAERIDDILDQCGAAVIIDDELMAAADRQTREFRPVPADSAQAAYMVFTSGTTGRPKGVIGTHGALLAYAEDHARNILRPAAARLSRPLRVAHAWSFTFDAAWQPLAALLDGHTVHIIDDAVQRDAEALVQTIARYGIDMIDTTPSMFAQLHAVGLLTTVPLGVLALGGEAVGIPAWELIRDECARTGMTAYNCYGPTETTVEAVVAAIADHDEPTIGGPTGPTRAYVLDSWLRPVPDGVAGELYLAGHQLTRGYLGRPGETAARFVADPFVPGERMYRTGDVVRRRPDGSLQFLGRSDAQVKIRGFRVEPAEIAAVLHSHPAVQHAHVTVRATTHGAPRLVAYVAADPPPAPAELRALLTKRLPRYMVPHSIVVVDRLPLTGHGKIDEKALAAIPLGDGPSTGPETETEAALVEVLAELLGTNEIDVTADFLELGLDSIVALSVVQGARRRGIPLRARLMLECATVRELAAAIEQEAAPIDTAGPDGAADDDGPVPVLPNARWLYEFGDPRRLAQSEAIRLPQGITRDHLERMLGAVVDAHPVLRSRFDRATMTLVEQPAGTPGEVLTEVPVRGDLAAAVAEQVAAALERLDPQRGSMLSAVWLRPADGPGVLVLTAHVLAMDPASWRIVLGELDAAWHALQAGREPAPTREHTGYRRWARLLAARAAELDTVEFWAAQLDGADPPIGARRVRPESDRARDVTVSVSITDAELTARLLAAPTPVPQLLADAAARTLNRWRRHRGQDPVPPLLALETHGRADAVVPGADTSDTVGLLTAIHPLRVTGPEAVAGVPGDGVDYGLLRYLRPDTAARLRCYPEPQLLLNYLGRVQVGTGGALRPDRELLAGVSPLPEPDLAVRHELTILAAVLGDGPGQLLATQWRTLPDILSADDVALLQSMWQDALREVLG; this is encoded by the coding sequence GTGAGCGCGACCGACACCGCGGTCGCCGTCGAGGATGTGATGGCGCTCAGCCCGCTGCAGCAGGGGCTGTACTCGCTCGCCCAGCTGCGCGGCGGGGACAGCGGTGACGACCCGTACGTCATCGCGATGTCGGCCGACATTCACGGCGACCTCGACAAGGAGCTGCTGCGCCGGTGCGCCGCGACGATGCTGGCGCGCCACCCCAACCTGCGCGTCAGCTTCCTGCACGCCAACCTGAGCCGGCCGGTGCAGGTGGTGCCGAGCCGGGTCGAGCTGCCGTGGCGGGAGATCACCGCCGCCGCCGACGAAGTCGACGCGCTCGACGCCGACGAGCGGCGCCGGCCGTTCGATCTGGCCCGCGGCCCGGCGATGCGGTTCGTGCTGATCGAGGTGCCGGGCTCGCACTGGCGGTTCGTCGTGGTCGCCCACCACATCATCATCGACGGCTGGTCGCTGCCGTTGTTCGTCGGCGAGCTGATCACGCTGTACCGCTCCGGCGGGGACACCGCCGCGCTGCCGCCGGCTCCGCGGCCCTACCGCGACTACATCGGCTGGCTGGCCGCCCGGGATCAGGAGGCCGGCCGGGCGCTGTGGCGGCGCCACCTGGCCGGGCTCGACGGCCCCACCCTGCTCGCCCCGGCGCTGGGCACCGGCGAACCGCTGACCGGCCAGCCGCGGCGCACCGAGCTGAGGCTGGACGCGCCGAGCACCGCCGAACTGGTCGAGGCGGCCCGCGCCCGCGGGGTCACCGTCAACACCATCGTCCAGATGGCTTGGGCCACCTTGCTTTCGGCGTTCACCGACCGCGCCGACGTGGTGTTCGGGGTGACCGTGTCGGGCCGGCCCAGCGAGTTGACCGGGGTGGAGACCATGGTCGGCCTGTTCATCAACACGGTGCCGCTGCGGGTGCAGCTCGACCCGGCGGCCCGGGTCGGCGACCAGTGCCTGGCCCTGCAACGCGAGGCGGCGGCCCTGCGCGACCACAGCTACCTGCCGCACGCCGAGCTGCGCGCGCTCGGCGGGGTCGGCGAACTGTTCGACACCCTACTGGTCTACGAGAACTTCCCGCCCGGGACGGTGGTCGGCGGCGGTGAGTTCGTCGCCAACGGTGCCACGTTCCGGCCCGCCGCGCTGGAGAGCCTGTCGCACTTCCCGGTGACCGTCGCCGCGCACATGGTCGACGACCGGCTCACCGTGCTGGTCGAGGTGATCGACGGCGCGCTGGGCGCGATGACCGCCGAGTCGCTGGGCCGGCGGCTGCTGACCACCGCCCAGCGGCTGATCACCCACTGGGACGACCGGCTGCGCGATGTCGGCCTGCTGCTCGACGGGGAGCAGCCGTTGCTCGGTGCCCGAACCCCCCTCGCACCGGCCGGGACCGGGGTGCACACCCGGTTCACCGAGGTGGCCTACACCCGGCTGGGCTCGCCCGCCCTGAGCTGGGACGGCGGTGAGCTGACCTACCGCGAGCTCGACGAGGCCGCCGACCGGGTGGCCGCCACCCTGGCCGAACGCGGGGTCACCCCGGGCGGACAAGGTCCGGGTGGAAAGGGTGCGGAAACCCCGGTGGCGGTGAAACTCTCGCGCGGACCGCGGTACGTGATCGCGATGCTCGGCGTGCTCAAGGCCGGTGGGGTGATCGTGCCGCTGGACCCGGGCATGCCCGCCGAGCGGATCGACGACATCCTCGACCAGTGCGGTGCGGCGGTGATCATCGACGACGAGCTGATGGCCGCCGCCGACCGGCAGACCCGCGAATTCCGGCCGGTGCCAGCCGATTCCGCGCAGGCCGCGTACATGGTGTTCACCTCCGGCACCACCGGGCGGCCCAAGGGGGTGATCGGCACCCACGGCGCGCTGCTGGCCTACGCCGAGGACCACGCCCGAAACATCCTGCGGCCGGCCGCCGCCCGGCTCAGCCGTCCGCTGCGGGTGGCCCACGCCTGGTCGTTCACCTTCGACGCGGCCTGGCAACCGCTGGCCGCGCTGCTCGACGGCCACACCGTGCACATCATCGACGACGCCGTGCAGCGCGACGCCGAGGCGCTGGTGCAGACCATCGCCCGGTACGGGATCGACATGATCGACACCACCCCGTCGATGTTCGCCCAGCTGCACGCGGTCGGGCTGCTGACCACCGTGCCGCTGGGGGTGCTGGCGCTCGGTGGTGAGGCGGTCGGGATCCCCGCCTGGGAGCTGATCCGCGACGAGTGCGCCCGCACCGGGATGACCGCCTACAACTGCTACGGGCCCACCGAGACCACCGTCGAGGCGGTCGTCGCGGCCATCGCCGACCACGACGAACCCACCATCGGCGGACCCACCGGACCGACCCGCGCCTACGTGCTGGACTCGTGGCTGCGCCCGGTGCCCGACGGTGTCGCCGGCGAGCTGTATCTGGCCGGCCACCAGCTGACCCGCGGGTATCTCGGCCGGCCCGGCGAGACCGCGGCACGGTTCGTGGCCGACCCGTTCGTCCCCGGCGAGCGCATGTACCGCACCGGCGATGTGGTGCGCCGCCGCCCGGACGGCAGCCTGCAGTTCCTCGGCCGCTCCGACGCCCAGGTCAAGATCCGCGGTTTCCGGGTCGAACCCGCCGAGATCGCCGCGGTGCTGCACAGCCATCCGGCCGTGCAGCACGCGCACGTCACGGTCCGGGCGACCACCCACGGCGCACCGCGGCTGGTCGCCTACGTCGCCGCCGACCCACCACCGGCACCCGCCGAACTGCGCGCACTGCTCACGAAACGGTTGCCGCGCTACATGGTTCCGCACAGCATCGTCGTCGTCGACCGCCTGCCGCTCACCGGCCACGGTAAGATCGACGAGAAGGCGCTGGCGGCCATTCCGCTCGGGGACGGTCCCTCGACCGGCCCGGAGACCGAGACCGAGGCGGCGCTGGTCGAGGTGCTCGCCGAACTGCTCGGCACCAACGAGATCGACGTCACCGCAGACTTTCTCGAACTCGGCCTGGACAGCATCGTCGCGCTGTCGGTGGTGCAGGGGGCGCGGCGGCGCGGTATCCCGCTGCGGGCCCGGCTGATGCTGGAGTGCGCCACCGTCCGCGAACTGGCCGCCGCGATCGAGCAGGAGGCCGCCCCGATCGACACCGCCGGCCCGGACGGCGCCGCGGACGACGACGGTCCGGTTCCGGTGCTGCCGAACGCGCGCTGGCTCTACGAATTCGGTGACCCGCGCCGGCTGGCGCAGTCCGAGGCGATCCGGTTGCCGCAGGGGATCACCCGCGACCACCTCGAGCGCATGCTGGGTGCGGTGGTCGACGCCCATCCGGTGCTGCGCAGCCGGTTCGACCGGGCGACCATGACGCTTGTCGAACAGCCGGCCGGGACGCCGGGCGAGGTGCTCACCGAGGTGCCGGTCCGCGGTGACCTGGCCGCCGCGGTCGCCGAACAGGTCGCGGCCGCCCTGGAACGACTTGATCCGCAACGCGGTTCGATGCTGTCGGCGGTGTGGTTGCGGCCCGCCGACGGGCCCGGGGTGCTGGTGCTGACCGCGCACGTGCTGGCCATGGACCCCGCCTCCTGGCGGATCGTGCTCGGCGAGCTCGACGCCGCCTGGCACGCGCTGCAGGCGGGCCGGGAGCCCGCGCCCACCCGCGAGCACACCGGTTACCGCCGCTGGGCGCGGCTGCTGGCCGCCCGCGCCGCCGAACTCGACACCGTCGAGTTCTGGGCCGCCCAGCTCGACGGCGCCGACCCGCCGATCGGTGCCCGGCGGGTGCGGCCGGAATCCGACCGGGCCCGGGATGTGACGGTGAGCGTGTCGATCACCGACGCCGAGCTGACCGCCCGGCTGCTGGCCGCGCCGACACCGGTCCCGCAGCTGCTGGCCGACGCCGCGGCGCGCACCCTGAACCGGTGGCGGCGTCATCGCGGACAGGATCCGGTGCCGCCGCTGCTGGCGCTGGAGACCCACGGCCGCGCCGACGCGGTGGTGCCCGGCGCCGACACCTCCGACACCGTGGGGCTGTTGACCGCGATCCACCCGCTGCGGGTCACCGGGCCCGAGGCGGTCGCCGGGGTTCCCGGGGACGGCGTCGACTACGGGCTGCTGCGGTATCTGCGGCCCGACACCGCCGCGCGGTTGCGGTGCTACCCGGAGCCGCAGCTGCTGCTGAACTACCTCGGCCGGGTGCAGGTCGGCACCGGTGGTGCGCTGCGGCCGGACCGGGAGCTGCTCGCCGGGGTGTCCCCGTTGCCCGAGCCGGATCTGGCGGTCCGCCACGAGCTGACCATCCTGGCCGCGGTGCTCGGTGACGGTCCGGGGCAGCTGCTGGCCACCCAGTGGCGCACCCTGCCCGACATCCTGTCGGCCGATGATGTCGCCCTGCTGCAGTCGATGTGGCAGGACGCGCTGAGGGAGGTCCTTGGATGA
- a CDS encoding MbtH family protein, with protein MRTNPFDDDHGTFSVLINDEDQHSLWPEFLPVPQGWRVVFGPAGRADCLAYVDTAWTDIRPADDAGQPVT; from the coding sequence ATGCGCACCAACCCGTTCGATGACGACCACGGCACGTTCTCGGTGCTGATCAACGACGAGGACCAGCACAGCCTGTGGCCGGAGTTCCTCCCGGTGCCGCAGGGCTGGCGGGTGGTGTTCGGTCCGGCCGGCCGCGCCGACTGCCTGGCCTACGTCGACACCGCCTGGACCGACATCCGGCCGGCAGACGATGCCGGTCAGCCGGTCACCTGA
- a CDS encoding non-ribosomal peptide synthetase: MTDIADLRDDLEQRRLELLRRRLAERGLRAAGPQAAGPQAAGPQAEPGGLTDGQRRMWFVQMADPTGAILNICLSYRITGPLDVARLHDAVKAVAARHPILRTTYHPDDTGEPRPRVHDDLTPAWATHDLSELSDHARQLRLEVLAQRTFGAPFDLAADSPLRLTVVRTASDEHILLLAAHHIAWDDGSWRPFFTDLTRAYLGEDLGEPVDAPAPALPVTPADLDYWRTVMADPPEPLELPGPNGSAVPTNWRSRRTTLRLANETVAAVGELAKQTGATPYMVLLAAFGVLIRRYTHAEDFLVAAPVLNRTADLDHVIGYYGNTVALRLRPQRRQSFREVLAHTRDTAAGAFAHQHVNLDRVVAELNPDRTHGVERMTRVTFGARGADTFGFNPPGITCARAELRGQYTQLPLGFMVEFDADGAGAVVEAEYLIEVIEPALARQLLEHYAVLLTDAVAHPDRPISDLELMSPAEAEWLHRVSCGERFDTPAITLAALVENQVERTPDAVAVVYEGRQYTYREINETANRVARRLIADGIGTEDRVAVLLDRSPELIVTALGIIKAGAVYLPVDPSYPADRLEFILSDSDPQLVLREPLTGSDELPGHNVTDADRIRPLRPDNTAYLIYTSGSTGLPKGVPVPHRPVAEYFVWFKDEYRVDHNERLLQVASPSFDVSMGEIFGMLGCGGRLVIPRPDGLRDIGYLTELLHREGITSMHLVPSLLGLLLSLPGVNQWRTLQRVPIGGEPLPGELADKFHATFDALLHNFYGPTETVINASRYKVEGKQGTRIVPIGTPKINTRIYLLDDSLQPVPVGVIGEIYIGGTHVAHGYHGRPGLTAERFVADPFNPGGRMYRSGDLARRNADGDIEFIGRADEQVKIRGFRIELGEVAAAISVDPSVGQAVVVAAELPNLGKSLVGYLTPAEDGGDVDVERIRARVAAALPEYMRPAAYVVIDEIPITAHGKIDRAALPEPELGSGVEYREPAEGTERRIADLFAELLGRDRIGADDSFFDLGGHSLLATKLVAAVRDRCGVDIGVRDVFDHPTVARLAQRIDTAADHEARRPRLVAIPHDGPLRLSASQLRMWFQYRVDGPSPVNNVPFAARLTGPCDADAFVAAVRDIVARHEVLHTVYREIDGVPYQIVTDGGDITVRRAHGADDAWLQAELDAERRAVFDLEHDLPIRAAVLSTADAHVVSLVVHHIAADHWSALVLFDDLLAAYRARRAGQPPRLAPLPVQYADYAAWQTALLADPHGPAEEQRRYWRERLEGLPEDVGLTPDFTRPAVLGGDGDAVEFRIDPAVRAKLAELSQQLGITEFMLLQAAVAVTLHRAGEGPDIPLGTPVAGRTEAELDALIGFFVNIVVLRNDLRGNPTLKEVLARARDTALGAYAHQDLPFDQVVDAVRPARTLSRNPLFNVVVHVREALPTNQVIESGPDGDTVFSALEPPFDVAHADLSVNFFATGDAYRGHVIYRTDLYRRESAERLARWLTTVLTAVADDPDQRLRDVQLADRSERRQVERFSAAAGVSVLDHWRDPVPIGAIGEVFEHCLEHHADGQTVRLRPTGRRARWTPTGELQYVDTATAPIAPAPGTPAEYEEPQTDTERALAGLLAEMLDAGRVGRADDFFSLGGDSILAVQLAARARDAGLALTARMVFEHPVVSDLAAAVDARAAGSAESSDSAGDVHHAPMTTSGLSADELAAVTAMFTETQGGGTS; the protein is encoded by the coding sequence GTGACTGACATCGCCGACCTCCGCGACGACCTCGAGCAGCGACGGCTGGAGCTGCTGCGCCGCAGGCTGGCCGAGCGGGGACTGCGGGCGGCGGGCCCCCAGGCGGCGGGGCCCCAGGCGGCGGGCCCCCAGGCCGAACCGGGCGGGCTGACCGACGGTCAGCGCCGCATGTGGTTCGTGCAGATGGCCGACCCCACCGGCGCGATCCTCAACATCTGCCTGTCGTACCGGATCACCGGGCCGCTGGACGTGGCGCGGCTGCACGACGCGGTCAAGGCGGTGGCGGCGCGCCACCCGATCCTGCGGACCACCTACCACCCCGACGACACGGGCGAACCGCGACCCCGGGTGCACGACGACCTGACCCCCGCCTGGGCGACCCACGACCTGTCCGAGCTCTCCGACCACGCCCGGCAGCTGCGCCTGGAGGTGCTGGCGCAGCGCACCTTCGGCGCCCCGTTCGATCTGGCCGCCGACTCGCCGCTGCGGTTGACCGTGGTGCGCACCGCATCCGACGAGCACATCCTGCTGCTGGCCGCCCACCACATCGCCTGGGACGACGGCAGCTGGCGGCCGTTCTTCACCGACCTGACCCGCGCCTACCTCGGCGAGGACCTCGGCGAGCCGGTCGACGCGCCGGCGCCCGCGCTGCCGGTCACCCCCGCCGATCTGGACTACTGGCGCACCGTGATGGCCGATCCGCCCGAGCCGCTGGAGCTGCCCGGCCCCAACGGCTCGGCGGTGCCGACCAACTGGCGCAGCCGGCGCACCACGCTGCGGCTGGCGAACGAGACCGTGGCCGCCGTCGGCGAGCTCGCCAAACAGACCGGCGCGACGCCGTACATGGTGCTGCTCGCCGCGTTCGGGGTGCTGATCCGGCGCTACACCCACGCCGAGGACTTCCTGGTCGCCGCCCCGGTGCTGAACCGCACCGCCGACCTCGACCACGTCATCGGCTACTACGGCAACACGGTCGCGCTGCGGCTGCGCCCGCAGCGGCGGCAGAGTTTCCGCGAGGTGCTCGCCCACACCCGCGACACCGCCGCGGGCGCGTTCGCGCACCAGCACGTCAACCTCGACCGGGTGGTCGCCGAACTCAACCCCGACCGTACCCACGGGGTGGAGCGGATGACCCGGGTGACGTTCGGCGCCCGCGGCGCGGACACCTTCGGCTTCAACCCGCCCGGAATCACCTGCGCCCGCGCCGAACTGCGCGGCCAGTACACCCAGCTGCCGCTGGGTTTCATGGTCGAGTTCGACGCCGACGGCGCGGGCGCGGTGGTCGAGGCCGAATACCTCATCGAGGTCATCGAACCCGCGCTGGCCCGGCAACTGCTCGAGCACTACGCGGTGCTGCTCACCGACGCGGTGGCGCACCCGGACCGGCCGATCAGCGATCTCGAGCTGATGAGCCCCGCCGAGGCCGAATGGCTGCACCGGGTGTCGTGCGGCGAACGGTTCGACACCCCCGCGATCACGCTCGCCGCCCTGGTGGAGAACCAGGTCGAGCGCACCCCCGACGCGGTCGCGGTCGTCTACGAGGGCCGCCAGTACACCTACCGGGAGATCAATGAGACCGCGAACCGGGTGGCGCGCAGGCTGATCGCCGACGGCATCGGCACCGAGGACCGGGTTGCGGTGCTGCTCGACCGCTCGCCGGAACTCATCGTCACCGCGCTCGGCATCATCAAGGCGGGCGCGGTCTATCTGCCGGTCGATCCGAGCTACCCGGCCGACCGGCTCGAGTTCATCCTGTCCGACTCCGATCCGCAGCTGGTCCTGCGCGAACCGCTCACCGGGAGCGACGAGCTGCCGGGCCACAACGTCACCGACGCCGATCGGATCCGCCCGCTGCGGCCGGACAACACCGCCTATCTGATCTACACCTCGGGCTCCACCGGGCTTCCCAAGGGGGTCCCGGTGCCGCACCGGCCGGTCGCCGAGTACTTCGTGTGGTTCAAGGACGAGTACCGCGTCGACCACAACGAACGTCTGCTGCAGGTGGCCTCGCCGAGCTTCGACGTGTCGATGGGCGAGATCTTCGGAATGCTCGGATGCGGTGGGCGGCTGGTGATTCCCCGCCCGGACGGACTGCGCGACATCGGCTACCTGACCGAGCTGCTGCACCGCGAGGGCATCACCTCGATGCATCTGGTGCCGTCGCTGCTGGGCCTGTTGCTGTCGCTGCCGGGGGTCAACCAGTGGCGCACCCTGCAGCGGGTGCCGATCGGCGGCGAGCCGCTGCCCGGCGAACTGGCCGACAAGTTCCACGCCACCTTCGACGCGCTGCTGCACAACTTCTACGGCCCGACCGAGACCGTGATCAACGCCAGCCGCTACAAGGTCGAGGGCAAACAGGGCACCCGGATCGTGCCGATCGGCACCCCGAAGATCAACACCCGGATCTATCTGCTCGACGACTCGCTGCAGCCGGTGCCGGTCGGGGTGATCGGCGAGATCTACATCGGCGGAACGCATGTCGCGCACGGCTACCACGGCCGGCCCGGGCTGACCGCCGAGCGTTTCGTCGCCGACCCGTTCAACCCGGGCGGGCGCATGTACCGGTCCGGGGACCTGGCCCGGCGCAACGCCGACGGCGACATCGAGTTCATCGGGCGCGCCGACGAGCAGGTGAAGATCCGCGGGTTCCGCATCGAGCTGGGTGAGGTCGCCGCGGCGATCTCGGTCGACCCCAGCGTGGGCCAGGCCGTGGTGGTGGCCGCCGAGCTGCCCAACCTGGGCAAGAGCCTGGTCGGGTACCTGACCCCGGCCGAGGACGGCGGCGATGTCGACGTCGAGCGCATCCGTGCCCGGGTGGCCGCCGCACTGCCGGAGTACATGCGCCCGGCCGCCTACGTGGTGATCGACGAGATCCCGATCACCGCGCACGGCAAGATCGACCGGGCCGCGCTGCCCGAACCGGAGCTGGGCTCGGGGGTCGAGTACCGGGAACCGGCCGAGGGCACCGAACGCCGGATCGCCGACCTGTTCGCCGAACTGCTGGGCCGCGACCGGATCGGCGCCGACGACTCGTTCTTCGACCTGGGTGGGCACTCGCTGCTGGCCACCAAACTCGTTGCCGCCGTTCGTGACCGGTGCGGAGTGGACATCGGGGTGCGCGATGTGTTCGACCATCCGACGGTGGCCCGGCTGGCCCAGCGCATCGATACCGCCGCCGACCACGAGGCGCGCCGACCCCGGCTGGTGGCGATCCCGCACGACGGGCCGCTGCGGCTGTCGGCCTCGCAGTTGCGGATGTGGTTCCAGTACCGCGTCGACGGGCCCAGCCCGGTCAACAACGTCCCGTTCGCGGCCCGGCTCACCGGCCCGTGCGACGCCGACGCGTTCGTCGCCGCGGTGCGCGACATCGTCGCGCGTCATGAGGTGCTGCACACCGTCTACCGCGAAATCGACGGTGTGCCTTACCAGATCGTCACCGACGGCGGCGACATCACGGTGCGCCGCGCGCACGGCGCCGACGACGCCTGGCTGCAGGCCGAACTCGACGCAGAACGCCGCGCGGTCTTCGACCTCGAACACGACCTGCCGATCCGGGCGGCGGTGCTGTCCACGGCGGACGCGCACGTGGTGTCGCTGGTGGTACACCACATCGCCGCCGACCACTGGTCGGCGCTGGTGCTGTTCGACGACCTGCTGGCCGCCTACCGGGCGCGCCGGGCGGGACAGCCGCCCAGGCTCGCGCCACTGCCGGTCCAGTACGCCGACTACGCGGCCTGGCAGACCGCCCTGCTCGCCGATCCGCACGGCCCGGCCGAGGAGCAGCGCCGGTACTGGCGCGAGCGGCTGGAGGGGCTGCCCGAGGACGTCGGGCTCACCCCGGACTTCACACGCCCGGCGGTGCTCGGCGGCGACGGCGACGCCGTTGAGTTCCGCATCGACCCCGCCGTCCGGGCCAAGCTCGCCGAGCTGAGCCAGCAACTCGGCATCACCGAGTTCATGCTGCTGCAGGCCGCGGTGGCGGTGACGCTGCACAGGGCGGGGGAGGGGCCCGACATCCCGCTGGGCACGCCGGTCGCCGGGCGCACCGAGGCCGAGCTCGACGCGCTGATCGGGTTCTTCGTCAACATCGTGGTGCTGCGCAACGACCTGCGCGGCAACCCCACGCTCAAGGAGGTGCTGGCCCGCGCCCGCGACACCGCGCTCGGCGCCTACGCCCACCAGGACCTGCCGTTCGACCAGGTCGTCGACGCGGTGCGCCCGGCCCGGACGTTGTCACGCAACCCGCTGTTCAACGTCGTGGTGCACGTGCGGGAGGCGCTGCCCACCAACCAGGTCATCGAATCCGGCCCCGACGGGGACACCGTGTTCTCCGCGCTGGAGCCACCGTTCGACGTCGCGCACGCCGACCTGTCGGTGAACTTCTTCGCCACCGGGGACGCCTACCGCGGCCACGTCATCTACCGCACCGACCTGTACCGCCGCGAGTCCGCCGAGCGGCTGGCGCGCTGGCTGACCACCGTGCTCACCGCGGTGGCCGACGATCCCGATCAGCGGCTGCGCGACGTCCAGCTCGCCGACCGCTCCGAGCGGCGGCAGGTCGAGCGGTTCAGCGCGGCAGCCGGGGTCAGCGTGCTCGACCACTGGCGCGACCCGGTGCCGATCGGGGCGATCGGCGAGGTCTTCGAGCATTGCCTGGAGCACCACGCCGACGGGCAGACCGTGCGGCTGCGGCCCACCGGGCGGCGCGCCCGCTGGACGCCCACCGGCGAGCTTCAGTACGTGGACACGGCCACCGCGCCGATCGCGCCCGCACCCGGCACACCGGCGGAATACGAAGAGCCGCAGACGGACACCGAACGCGCGCTGGCGGGCCTGCTCGCCGAGATGCTCGACGCCGGCCGGGTCGGCCGCGCCGACGACTTCTTCAGCCTCGGCGGCGACAGCATCCTGGCCGTGCAGCTGGCGGCGCGGGCCCGCGACGCCGGGCTCGCGTTGACCGCGCGGATGGTGTTCGAACATCCGGTGGTGTCGGATCTGGCGGCCGCCGTCGACGCCCGCGCGGCCGGGTCCGCCGAATCGTCCGATTCCGCCGGCGACGTGCACCACGCGCCGATGACCACCTCCGGGCTGTCGGCGGACGAGCTGGCGGCGGTCACCGCGATGTTCACCGAGACCCAGGGCGGCGGTACCTCGTGA
- the mbtG gene encoding NADPH-dependent L-lysine N(6)-monooxygenase MbtG — MSPTLAIVGAGAKAVAVAAKAAVLREMGVPVPEVVAIERTGVGANWEAAGGWTDGRHRLGTSPEKDIGFPYRSSLVPRRNAELDERMTRLSWQAFLIDTGQFAEWVDRGRPAPTHRKWSQYLNWVADRVGMNVVLGEVCRIGIDAGRRWAVHTHDRTVSADGLMITGPGQAERSILPGHPLVLSIAEFWHRAAQRELICADRVAVIGGGETAASMVNELFRHRVSTVTVISPQVTLFTRGEGFFENSLFSDPTGWDSLTIQERRDAMWRTDRGVFSARVQEALLSDDRIRHLRGRVAHAVPRDGRIRLTLKTTRGNENLETVHGFDLVIDGSGADVLWFLPLLGQDARDLLELGLGRELSGAALEESIGYDLAVTGVTPKLFLPNLAGLNQGPGFPNLSCLGLLADRVLGADLSGAGEPEPSLGRRSDAHQPVR, encoded by the coding sequence ATGAGTCCGACGCTGGCAATCGTCGGGGCCGGCGCCAAGGCCGTCGCGGTCGCCGCGAAGGCCGCGGTGCTGCGGGAGATGGGTGTCCCCGTGCCCGAGGTGGTCGCGATCGAACGCACCGGCGTGGGCGCCAACTGGGAGGCCGCCGGCGGGTGGACCGACGGTCGGCACCGGCTGGGCACCAGCCCGGAGAAGGACATCGGGTTCCCGTACCGCTCCTCGCTGGTGCCGCGCCGCAACGCCGAACTCGACGAGCGGATGACCCGGCTGAGCTGGCAGGCGTTTCTCATCGACACCGGCCAGTTCGCCGAATGGGTGGACCGCGGCCGGCCGGCGCCCACCCACCGCAAGTGGAGCCAGTACCTGAACTGGGTCGCCGACCGGGTCGGCATGAACGTGGTCCTCGGCGAGGTCTGCCGGATCGGCATCGACGCGGGCCGGCGGTGGGCGGTGCACACCCACGACCGCACGGTCTCGGCCGACGGGTTGATGATCACCGGGCCGGGCCAGGCCGAACGGTCGATCCTGCCCGGGCACCCGCTGGTGCTGTCGATCGCCGAGTTCTGGCACCGCGCCGCCCAGCGCGAGCTCATCTGCGCCGACCGGGTGGCCGTCATCGGCGGTGGCGAGACCGCGGCGTCGATGGTCAACGAGTTGTTCCGCCACCGTGTTTCGACGGTCACCGTGATCTCGCCGCAGGTGACGCTGTTCACCCGCGGGGAGGGTTTCTTCGAGAACTCGTTGTTCTCCGACCCGACCGGCTGGGACAGCCTGACCATTCAGGAACGCCGGGACGCGATGTGGCGCACCGACCGCGGGGTGTTCTCCGCGCGGGTGCAGGAGGCGCTGCTGTCCGACGACCGGATCCGCCATCTGCGCGGCCGGGTCGCCCACGCGGTGCCGCGGGACGGGCGGATCCGGTTGACGCTGAAGACGACCCGCGGCAACGAGAACCTCGAGACGGTGCACGGATTCGATCTGGTCATCGACGGGTCGGGCGCCGATGTGCTGTGGTTTCTGCCGCTGCTCGGCCAGGACGCGCGGGACCTGCTCGAACTCGGACTGGGCCGGGAGCTCAGCGGCGCGGCGCTGGAGGAGTCGATCGGCTACGACCTGGCGGTCACCGGCGTCACACCGAAGTTGTTCCTGCCCAACCTGGCCGGGCTCAATCAGGGGCCCGGATTCCCCAACCTGTCCTGCCTGGGGCTGCTGGCCGACCGGGTGCTGGGCGCGGACCTGTCCGGCGCCGGCGAGCCCGAACCGTCACTCGGGAGGAGAAGCGATGCGCACCAACCCGTTCGATGA